Below is a genomic region from Paenibacillus rhizovicinus.
AATCGTAGGCCTCGGCTTCGGTAATCCCTTTGATTTCGCACAGTACGGCCTTCGCTTGATCGATCCACTTGCGTTCTTCGATCCGCTGCGTCAGCTGCTCCCGTTCCTCCGCCCAGCGCTTGCGCTGCTGGAAGTTACGGAGTCCCCATTGAAGGGCGACGTTCATTTCAGGGCTGTTCATCGAACCGAATAGGACGCCATCGAGCGCCAATCCCCAGTCGCTGTCTGTGGGCGCCGCGCCGTCCGGGCACAGCCACAACGTCGGCAGCCGACGCATTCCTGCGATCGCGGACTGCCATTCGCCCAGCTCTTGGTGCGGCACATGGAGCACGACCGCGTCGGTCGTGCCGATGCTGCGCCGGACGTCGTTCACGCTTGTCGCCCGTTGCAGGGTCTTGCAGCAACGCTGCAGATTTTGCACGTCGATAGGGGGTGAATCTTTCTCAACCAGAAGAATGGATTTCAAACGGTTATCACCTCGGTGGATGGGGCATGGGGCTTAATGAATAGGCCGAATCAGGCTCGTGGAGTGTAACGGAAGGTGACATTGATTAGGACGGATTACGAACTAAAAAGAAGCCTCTGGTAGTATTATTAAACGAATGTACATTTCGTGTCAAGAATGTTGACATATATCTGAGTACGAAATATAATCGAGTCAAGATCTTCGATTAGGGCGGCACAACGGCGTGCCCTCGCGATCAGGCAATGGAGCCTATCTCAAGCGTCTATGTTTTATTTGACGCGGGGATGGGCTTTTTATGTTCCCGGGGGATCACGCCATTAAGCGGTGACGCGGGCAAGACTCGTAACACTTATACGTGAAGGAGAGATTCGTTATGAAAAAGAAGCTCGTCATGATTGGAAACGGCATGGCCGGCGTTTCCTTCGTCGAACAACTATTGAAGCTGAATCCGAGCGGCTACGAGATTTCCATTATCGGCGCGGAGCCGCATCCGAACTATAACCGCATCATGCTGTCGTCCGTTCTTGCGGGGGACGCGAGCATGAACGATATTATTTTGAACGACTGGCACTGGTACCGGGATAACGGCATCCGGCTGCTGGCGGGGCAAGAGGCGGTCGCGGTCGATACCGCACAGCGATCCGTGACTACGAGCGCGGGAGAGAGGCTGCAGTACGACGATCTGGTATTCGCGACGGGTTCGCTGCCGTTCATGCTGCCTCTGCCGGGCGCCGACAAAGCGGGGGTCATTGCCTTCCGCGACATCAAAGACTGCGAGACGATGATCGAAACCGCCAAGCGCTACCGCAAGGCGGTCGTAATCGGCGGCGGCTTGCTCGGTCTCGAAGCGGCGCGGGGCCTCATCAACTTAAACATGGAAGTCAGCGTCGTCCATATACATGGCTATTTAATGGAGAAGCAATTAGACGAGACGGCATCGCGCATGCTGCAAGCGGAGCTGGAACGTCAGGGCATGAAGTTTCTGCTGGCAAAGCAATCGGATGCGATCTTGGGCGAGGAACGCGTGACGGGTATCGCTTTCAAAGACGGCACGCGCGAAGACGCCGATCTGATCGTCATGGCGGTCGGCATTCGGCC
It encodes:
- a CDS encoding ANTAR domain-containing response regulator, whose product is MKSILLVEKDSPPIDVQNLQRCCKTLQRATSVNDVRRSIGTTDAVVLHVPHQELGEWQSAIAGMRRLPTLWLCPDGAAPTDSDWGLALDGVLFGSMNSPEMNVALQWGLRNFQQRKRWAEEREQLTQRIEERKWIDQAKAVLCEIKGITEAEAYDFLRKQAMNERKRIGDVSASIVKVYQLIHG